A region of Thermobifida halotolerans DNA encodes the following proteins:
- a CDS encoding dipeptide/oligopeptide/nickel ABC transporter permease/ATP-binding protein has translation MSEPLKAPAEDDSSVGRASAASGSARVLGRIARQPVTLGALVFLLLLAASAIAAPLVVPYPPAEQHHSAVLQGPSAEFLLGTDDYGRDTLSRLVYGARIALLVGFGSVTIAMLIGVPLGLLLGYYGGWWDRLGTRALDIADALPGMLVGFAVIAILGRGLLPMMAAIGLIFCMNFARITRAVTLAERGKLYVDAARVAGLRTPEIVFRQLLPNLVGPLIVQAAVFMGSAIMVESALSFLGLGLDTATPTWGGMLSVASGELARQPFLAFPPGVAIIASVLAFNLLGDGVNDALTNRRRPAKRRTRTPDGTGARPAAAGSVGDTAAEPGALLQVRGVTVELDRPAGTPVPLIQDVSLSVGRGEMVGLLGESGSGKSMLARSVLGLLPPGTRLAAGSIRLDGAELAHRSEREMRQVRGRTLAAVFQDPLAALSPVHTIGQQLTEPLHAHLGMSRAAARKRAAELLDRVGVEDPRRRLDDYPHQFSGGMAQRVAIAMALAAEPRLLIADEATSALDVTTQSQVLDLLLDLKDEFDMAILMITHDLGVVAETCDRAAVMYAGQIVEVNDVRSLFDRPRHPYTAALLAANPSGEATTDRLPTIPGRVPLAGEWPSGCHFANRCAFSRESCLRTPVPLADDVRCLRTGELTLEVSVR, from the coding sequence CCTCGTCTTCCTCCTTCTGTTGGCGGCCTCGGCGATCGCCGCGCCCCTGGTCGTCCCGTACCCTCCCGCCGAACAGCACCACTCCGCCGTCCTGCAGGGCCCCTCCGCCGAGTTCCTGCTCGGCACCGACGACTACGGCCGCGACACCCTCAGCCGCCTGGTCTACGGCGCCCGGATCGCGCTGCTGGTCGGATTCGGCTCGGTGACCATCGCGATGCTGATCGGCGTACCGCTGGGTCTGCTGCTGGGCTACTACGGCGGCTGGTGGGACCGGCTCGGCACCCGTGCCCTCGACATCGCCGACGCGCTGCCGGGCATGCTCGTGGGGTTCGCGGTCATCGCGATCCTGGGGCGCGGTCTGCTGCCCATGATGGCCGCGATCGGGCTGATCTTCTGCATGAACTTCGCCCGCATCACGCGTGCGGTCACCCTCGCCGAACGCGGCAAGCTCTACGTCGACGCCGCCCGCGTCGCCGGTCTGCGCACCCCCGAGATCGTGTTCCGGCAACTGCTGCCGAACCTCGTGGGTCCGCTCATCGTCCAGGCCGCCGTGTTCATGGGGTCGGCGATCATGGTGGAGTCGGCGCTGAGCTTCCTCGGCCTCGGTCTCGACACTGCCACGCCGACCTGGGGCGGCATGCTCAGCGTCGCCTCCGGCGAACTGGCCCGCCAGCCCTTCCTGGCCTTCCCGCCCGGCGTGGCGATCATCGCGAGCGTGCTCGCGTTCAACCTCCTCGGCGACGGCGTCAACGACGCGCTGACCAACCGGCGCAGGCCCGCGAAACGGCGGACGCGCACGCCCGACGGCACGGGGGCCCGTCCGGCCGCCGCCGGAAGCGTCGGGGACACGGCGGCCGAGCCCGGCGCCCTGCTCCAGGTCCGCGGGGTGACGGTCGAACTGGACCGGCCCGCAGGCACGCCCGTCCCGCTGATCCAGGACGTGTCGCTGTCGGTGGGCCGCGGCGAGATGGTGGGCCTGCTCGGCGAGTCCGGCTCGGGCAAGTCGATGCTCGCCCGCTCCGTCCTCGGCCTGCTGCCCCCGGGCACCCGGCTGGCGGCCGGGTCGATCCGGCTCGACGGCGCCGAACTCGCCCACCGCTCCGAACGGGAGATGCGCCAGGTCCGTGGCCGCACACTCGCCGCCGTCTTCCAGGACCCGCTGGCCGCGCTGTCCCCGGTGCACACGATCGGCCAGCAGCTCACCGAGCCCCTCCACGCCCACCTGGGGATGTCGCGGGCCGCCGCGCGCAAGCGGGCCGCCGAACTGCTGGACCGCGTCGGCGTGGAGGACCCCCGGCGCCGCCTGGACGACTACCCCCACCAGTTCTCCGGGGGCATGGCCCAGCGTGTGGCGATCGCCATGGCGCTGGCGGCCGAGCCGCGGCTGCTGATCGCCGACGAGGCGACGTCGGCCCTCGACGTCACCACCCAGAGCCAGGTCCTGGACCTGCTGCTGGATCTGAAGGACGAGTTCGACATGGCGATCCTCATGATCACCCACGACCTCGGTGTGGTCGCCGAGACCTGCGACCGCGCCGCCGTGATGTACGCGGGCCAGATCGTGGAGGTCAACGACGTGCGGTCGCTGTTCGACCGGCCTCGGCACCCCTACACCGCCGCCCTGCTGGCGGCGAACCCCTCCGGTGAGGCCACGACCGACCGGCTGCCGACGATCCCCGGCCGCGTGCCGCTCGCCGGTGAGTGGCCGTCCGGCTGCCACTTCGCCAACCGCTGCGCGTTCTCCCGGGAGAGCTGCCTGCGGACCCCGGTCCCCCTCGCCGACGACGTGCGCTGCCTGCGCACGGGCGAACTCACCCTGGAGGTGTCGGTGCGATGA
- a CDS encoding alpha/beta fold hydrolase — protein sequence MAIANSNGVSIYYEVHGTGPAVLLVHGSGGHHAAWWQQVAELRDRYTVVTMDLRGFGNSDSSMTEFDSWEFPDDIIAVLDAEDLSDVLLVGQSIGAVVALRAAMRRPDRVGGVALAHSLGGINHPELTELVAADRAEAVKLPVIDRLLSRDFQKREPARTFLFQQMGTFNVAKMADLRNLSTGGPTIDEIAAARIPVCFLAGENDAVLSAATVRRAHELLPGSRLELIPGAPHSMYWEAPELFNAAVIRIRDGLTQRKATA from the coding sequence ATGGCGATCGCCAACTCCAACGGCGTGTCCATCTACTACGAGGTGCACGGCACGGGACCGGCGGTGCTGCTCGTGCACGGCTCGGGCGGCCACCACGCCGCCTGGTGGCAGCAGGTCGCCGAACTGCGCGACCGCTACACCGTCGTCACCATGGACCTGCGCGGCTTCGGCAACTCCGACTCGTCGATGACCGAGTTCGACAGTTGGGAGTTCCCGGACGACATCATCGCCGTCCTCGACGCCGAGGACCTGAGCGACGTCCTGCTGGTGGGCCAGTCCATCGGCGCCGTCGTCGCACTGCGGGCCGCCATGCGCCGCCCCGACCGCGTCGGCGGGGTCGCCCTGGCCCACTCGCTGGGCGGCATCAACCACCCGGAGCTGACCGAGCTGGTCGCCGCCGACCGCGCCGAGGCCGTCAAGCTCCCGGTGATCGACCGGCTGCTGAGCAGGGACTTCCAGAAGCGGGAGCCGGCCCGCACCTTCCTGTTCCAGCAGATGGGCACGTTCAACGTCGCCAAGATGGCCGACCTGCGCAACCTCTCGACCGGTGGTCCGACCATCGACGAGATCGCCGCCGCGCGGATCCCCGTCTGCTTCCTGGCGGGCGAGAACGACGCGGTGCTGAGCGCCGCCACCGTCCGGCGCGCCCACGAACTGCTCCCGGGATCGCGCCTGGAGCTCATCCCGGGCGCACCGCACTCCATGTACTGGGAGGCGCCGGAACTGTTCAACGCCGCCGTCATCCGCATCCGTGACGGCCTCACCCAGCGAAAGGCAACCGCATGA
- a CDS encoding GlcG/HbpS family heme-binding protein, with protein MKLTLADAEEIVEAALKSGQRIGRAFSVAVVDSGGFVVLIKRSDGARPLTPSIATAKAYTAAVMQRPGKLLKPWAESNPGFFAQLSTMGTHPIIASDGGVTIKRDGEILGGLGISGGTSEEDQQICDEVLEALGYELQFQAWGGAQQQTAAEEEERRDG; from the coding sequence ATGAAGCTCACCCTGGCAGACGCCGAGGAGATCGTCGAGGCCGCACTGAAGAGCGGCCAGAGGATCGGCAGGGCGTTCAGCGTCGCCGTCGTGGACTCCGGCGGCTTCGTCGTCCTGATCAAGCGGTCCGACGGCGCCCGCCCGCTGACCCCCAGCATCGCCACGGCCAAGGCCTACACCGCGGCGGTCATGCAGCGCCCCGGCAAGCTGCTCAAGCCGTGGGCCGAGAGCAACCCGGGCTTCTTCGCCCAGCTCTCGACGATGGGCACCCACCCCATCATCGCCTCAGACGGCGGCGTCACCATCAAGCGCGACGGTGAGATCCTCGGCGGTCTGGGCATCTCCGGCGGAACCAGCGAGGAGGACCAGCAGATCTGCGACGAGGTGCTGGAAGCGCTGGGATACGAACTGCAGTTCCAGGCCTGGGGCGGCGCGCAGCAGCAGACCGCCGCGGAGGAGGAGGAACGGCGCGATGGCTGA
- a CDS encoding VOC family protein: protein MELKANEPKYIHHVNFPTTDPERTKEWYGKVFGLKAIPAKSNTRVLLMTRGNFDLHFTPVEEMDRMAPYHFAVEVEDWEGFLAHLKEIGVRHTRPNERPENRSKFCYIHDPDHTMIEIVYHSKRPA from the coding sequence ATGGAACTGAAGGCCAACGAGCCGAAATACATCCACCACGTGAACTTCCCGACCACCGACCCCGAGCGCACCAAGGAGTGGTACGGCAAGGTCTTCGGGCTCAAGGCGATCCCGGCCAAGAGCAACACCAGGGTCCTGCTGATGACCCGCGGCAACTTCGACCTCCACTTCACCCCCGTGGAGGAGATGGACCGCATGGCGCCCTACCACTTCGCGGTGGAGGTCGAGGACTGGGAGGGCTTCCTGGCCCACCTCAAGGAGATCGGCGTGCGCCACACCCGACCGAACGAGCGCCCCGAGAACCGGTCGAAGTTCTGCTACATCCACGATCCCGACCACACCATGATCGAGATCGTCTACCACTCCAAGCGCCCGGCCTGA
- a CDS encoding VOC family protein: protein MGIQRVESITYSVEDVSESVRFFEDLGLTLVESDHTGAVFETLVKQTVHLRTEPDSALPPPVEPAPTVREVVWGVDTPDELERLVGRLAVDRPVRRTDDGTYHTYDETGFGLGLTLARPDGFEPDEPRPRNTMGHITRRNTVLETVGQVRPLRICHVALNIPKQGHQEAIDFYLDRLGFVATDVVKPMGTFMRCEDDEEQHNFLLCHRPDRAGMNHIALEVPGFDDVIEGANHMIERGWLESRRLGRHTIGSNVFRFVHAPCGGRVEYAADMDRVDSSYGTRVHETAPPHHIWTLRTSRENR from the coding sequence TTGAGGATGTTTCGGAGAGTGTCCGTTTCTTCGAGGACCTCGGACTGACGCTCGTCGAGTCGGACCACACCGGGGCCGTGTTCGAGACCCTCGTCAAGCAGACCGTCCACCTCCGGACCGAACCCGACAGCGCCCTGCCGCCTCCCGTGGAACCGGCCCCCACCGTCCGAGAGGTCGTCTGGGGCGTCGACACCCCGGACGAACTGGAACGGCTCGTCGGCAGGCTCGCGGTCGACCGCCCCGTGCGGCGCACCGACGACGGGACCTACCACACCTATGACGAGACCGGCTTCGGGCTCGGCCTCACCCTGGCCCGACCGGACGGCTTCGAACCGGACGAGCCGCGCCCGCGCAACACGATGGGGCACATCACCCGCAGGAACACCGTCCTGGAGACCGTCGGGCAGGTCCGGCCGCTGCGGATCTGCCACGTCGCGCTCAACATCCCCAAGCAGGGCCACCAGGAGGCGATCGACTTCTACCTCGACCGCCTCGGCTTCGTCGCCACCGACGTGGTGAAGCCCATGGGCACCTTCATGCGCTGCGAGGACGACGAGGAGCAGCACAACTTCCTGCTCTGCCACCGCCCCGACCGGGCCGGGATGAACCACATCGCCCTGGAGGTGCCCGGCTTCGACGACGTCATCGAGGGCGCCAACCACATGATCGAGCGGGGCTGGCTGGAGTCCAGGCGCCTGGGGCGGCACACCATCGGCTCCAACGTCTTCCGGTTCGTCCACGCCCCCTGCGGCGGACGCGTGGAGTACGCCGCCGACATGGACCGGGTGGACTCCTCCTACGGAACCCGCGTCCACGAGACCGCACCACCCCACCACATCTGGACTCTGCGCACGTCACGAGAGAACCGATAA
- a CDS encoding methionine synthase II (cobalamin-independent)-like protein produces MADDFKYRIDHHGSLIRPSGLMEARRRWQAGAIDEEELRRVEEEAIAEAVRLQRKLRFTVVTDGEFPREDTRSVVFDAVSGFRPTDELDAYGRVRWIADGELKAERPLVADRIAFLKEQTVIAPKVSLPSPAWLAAQCFEPSGPWRSARELGEELARIIGEEIGRLVEAGVRLIQINNFAYARHLVPGRTPLLPLEDCIAIDTAAVSGVSRPEDVRIGLCPTHSAKGEVDTAAAARVFEEVPVDRWVLPYCGGTEGELALLRAVPADRDACLGVVDPRTPELEDIDTVVARMDAAAEVKDIDDMAVSPSEGFSDVAGRAVLNEDEQRRKLVHVETVARMCWGNEL; encoded by the coding sequence ATGGCTGACGACTTCAAATACCGCATCGACCACCACGGCAGCCTCATCCGGCCGTCGGGTCTGATGGAGGCGCGCCGACGCTGGCAGGCCGGCGCCATCGACGAGGAGGAGCTGCGCAGGGTCGAGGAGGAGGCGATCGCCGAGGCCGTGCGGCTGCAGCGGAAACTGCGCTTCACGGTGGTCACCGACGGCGAGTTCCCGCGGGAGGACACCCGCAGCGTCGTGTTCGACGCGGTGAGCGGGTTCCGTCCGACCGACGAACTGGACGCCTACGGCCGGGTGCGCTGGATCGCCGACGGCGAGCTGAAGGCCGAGCGGCCGCTCGTCGCCGACCGGATCGCCTTCCTCAAGGAGCAGACCGTCATCGCCCCCAAGGTCAGCCTGCCGTCCCCGGCCTGGCTGGCGGCGCAGTGCTTCGAGCCGAGCGGGCCGTGGAGGAGCGCCCGCGAACTCGGCGAGGAGCTGGCGCGCATCATCGGCGAGGAGATCGGGCGGCTCGTCGAGGCCGGTGTGCGCCTCATCCAGATCAACAACTTCGCCTACGCGCGGCACCTGGTCCCCGGGCGCACGCCCCTGCTGCCGCTGGAGGACTGCATCGCGATCGACACCGCCGCGGTCAGCGGGGTCTCCAGGCCCGAGGACGTCCGCATCGGACTGTGCCCCACGCACTCGGCCAAGGGCGAGGTGGACACCGCCGCCGCGGCCAGGGTGTTCGAGGAGGTGCCCGTGGACCGGTGGGTGCTGCCGTACTGCGGGGGCACCGAGGGCGAACTGGCCCTGCTGCGCGCGGTCCCCGCCGACCGGGACGCCTGCCTCGGCGTGGTCGACCCGAGGACGCCGGAGCTGGAGGACATCGACACGGTCGTGGCGCGGATGGACGCCGCCGCCGAGGTGAAGGACATCGACGACATGGCGGTCAGCCCCAGCGAGGGCTTCTCCGACGTGGCGGGCCGGGCGGTGCTGAACGAGGACGAGCAGCGCCGCAAGCTGGTCCACGTGGAGACCGTCGCCCGCATGTGCTGGGGCAACGAACTGTAG
- a CDS encoding ABC transporter ATP-binding protein, whose amino-acid sequence MSAPSSERLLDVRGLTVDYETGRATGWRRRRFPAIDAVSFDIRPGETLGLVGESGSGKSTTGRAILRLVDATSGSIRFGGLDVTALGHRTPLSYRRDVQAVFQDPSSSLNPRHLVSRSLTAALRRHGVADRAQRDAMVADAFERVGLSRAHLNRFPSELSGGQQQRVAIARALALQPKLVVCDEAVSALDLSTQSQIINLLADIQESTGMSYLFIAHDLRVVRHISHRIAVMHSGRLVESAPAQQLFDSPKHPYTRALLAASPATHPEGREQRRARRAGHRSDRRGGGTGGVQRGEAGCLFRDRCGKAMEICRTRTPALRKLDDGSRVACHLYEVHQEEKVLAGA is encoded by the coding sequence ATGAGCGCTCCCAGCAGCGAGCGGCTGCTCGACGTCCGCGGCCTGACGGTGGACTACGAGACCGGACGGGCGACGGGGTGGCGCAGGCGCCGGTTCCCCGCCATCGACGCGGTGAGCTTCGACATCCGCCCGGGCGAGACGCTGGGCCTGGTCGGCGAGTCGGGATCGGGCAAGAGCACCACCGGCCGCGCCATCCTGCGGCTCGTCGACGCCACGAGCGGCTCGATCCGCTTCGGCGGGCTCGACGTGACCGCGCTGGGCCACCGCACGCCCCTGTCGTACCGCCGTGACGTCCAGGCCGTGTTCCAGGACCCGTCGTCCTCACTCAACCCGCGCCACCTGGTGTCGAGGTCGTTGACGGCCGCGCTGCGCCGCCACGGCGTGGCGGACCGCGCGCAGCGCGACGCGATGGTCGCCGACGCCTTCGAGCGGGTCGGGCTGTCGCGGGCGCACCTGAACCGCTTCCCGTCGGAGCTGTCGGGCGGCCAGCAGCAGCGCGTCGCCATCGCCCGCGCGCTCGCGCTCCAGCCGAAGCTGGTGGTGTGCGACGAGGCGGTGAGCGCCCTGGACCTGTCGACGCAGAGCCAGATCATCAACCTGCTGGCCGACATCCAGGAGTCGACCGGCATGAGCTACCTGTTCATCGCCCACGACCTGCGCGTGGTGCGGCACATCTCGCACCGGATCGCCGTCATGCACTCCGGCAGGCTGGTGGAGTCGGCTCCCGCACAGCAGCTGTTCGACTCCCCGAAGCACCCCTACACCCGCGCCCTGCTGGCGGCCAGTCCCGCGACCCACCCCGAGGGCCGGGAGCAGCGCCGCGCGCGCCGCGCCGGCCACCGGTCCGACCGCCGCGGCGGTGGAACCGGCGGGGTCCAGCGCGGAGAGGCGGGCTGCCTGTTTCGCGACCGGTGCGGCAAGGCCATGGAGATCTGCCGCACGCGGACGCCCGCGCTGCGGAAGCTGGACGACGGCAGCCGCGTGGCCTGCCACCTCTACGAGGTGCACCAGGAGGAGAAGGTTCTCGCGGGGGCCTGA
- a CDS encoding cation:proton antiporter produces the protein MEPHAFPLVAVVLAAAALAGLLATWLRQPLIVAFIGVGLLVGPVGTGWVTPEGTIELLARLGIAVLLFLVGLRLDLHLIRTTGPVALATGLGQVVFTSVIGFLIALALGMDTVTSIYVAVALTFSSTIIIVKLLSDKREIEQLHGRIAVGFLIVQDIVVVLVMIALTAFGQQTGGNLPLDIALVLARGVGLLAAIAVLMRFVLPWLLHHIARSQELLVLFGVAYAAAVAAFSEWLGFSSEVGAFLAGVSLATTPYRDALGSRLVSLRDFLLLFFFLDLGARLEFTDAGNQLTAALVFSVFVLVGNPLVVIVIMSAMRYPVRIGFLCGLTVAQISEFSLILAALGLSLGHITNATVSLITIVGLVTIGGSTYLILYSHQIYERIKRWLAVFERTDSRRVRLSEAEAEADVILYGLGRFGGHVADRLGSAGHRVLAVDFDPYRVAANDREGVTAVFGSAEDAHFLESLPLSRARWVVSTIPVRDTNLALLHGLRHHGYRGRVAFTAHTSYESEQLRAAGADTVLEPFVFAATVTTDLLDDLLRTDGDGGSPSDEPG, from the coding sequence ATGGAGCCGCACGCCTTTCCGCTCGTCGCCGTCGTGCTCGCCGCGGCCGCCCTGGCGGGTCTGCTCGCCACCTGGCTGCGTCAGCCGCTGATCGTGGCGTTCATCGGCGTGGGCCTCCTGGTCGGCCCGGTCGGTACCGGCTGGGTCACGCCCGAGGGCACGATCGAACTGCTCGCCCGGCTCGGGATCGCGGTCCTGCTGTTCCTGGTGGGGCTCCGCCTCGACCTGCACCTGATCCGCACCACCGGGCCGGTGGCGCTGGCCACGGGACTCGGTCAGGTCGTGTTCACCTCGGTGATCGGTTTCCTGATCGCGCTGGCGTTGGGCATGGACACGGTGACCTCGATCTACGTCGCGGTCGCCCTCACCTTCTCGTCCACGATCATCATCGTGAAACTGCTGTCGGACAAGCGCGAGATCGAGCAGCTCCACGGACGCATCGCGGTGGGCTTCCTCATCGTCCAGGACATCGTCGTGGTCCTGGTGATGATCGCGTTGACCGCGTTCGGGCAGCAGACCGGCGGCAACCTGCCGCTCGACATCGCCCTGGTGCTCGCCAGGGGGGTCGGCCTGCTGGCGGCGATCGCCGTGCTGATGCGTTTCGTGCTGCCGTGGCTGCTGCACCACATCGCCCGCTCCCAGGAACTGCTGGTGCTGTTCGGGGTGGCCTACGCGGCCGCGGTGGCCGCGTTCAGCGAATGGCTCGGTTTCAGTTCCGAGGTCGGGGCGTTCCTGGCCGGGGTGTCGCTGGCGACCACCCCCTACCGCGACGCCCTGGGCTCCCGGCTGGTCAGCCTGCGCGACTTCCTGCTGCTGTTCTTCTTCCTGGACCTCGGGGCGAGGCTGGAGTTCACCGACGCCGGGAACCAGCTCACCGCGGCCCTGGTGTTCTCGGTGTTCGTGCTGGTCGGCAACCCCCTGGTGGTCATCGTGATCATGTCGGCGATGCGCTACCCGGTGCGGATCGGCTTCCTGTGCGGGCTCACCGTCGCCCAGATCTCGGAGTTCTCCCTCATCCTCGCCGCGCTCGGGCTCAGTCTCGGCCACATCACCAACGCCACGGTCAGCCTGATCACCATCGTCGGGCTGGTCACCATCGGCGGCTCGACCTACCTGATCCTGTACTCCCACCAGATCTACGAGCGCATCAAACGCTGGCTCGCGGTGTTCGAACGCACCGACAGCCGCCGGGTGCGGCTCAGCGAGGCCGAGGCCGAGGCCGACGTCATCCTCTACGGGCTCGGCCGGTTCGGCGGGCACGTGGCCGACCGGCTCGGCAGTGCCGGGCACCGGGTGCTGGCGGTGGACTTCGACCCCTACCGCGTCGCGGCCAACGACCGGGAGGGCGTGACCGCCGTGTTCGGCAGCGCCGAGGACGCGCACTTCCTGGAGTCGCTGCCGCTGTCGCGGGCCCGGTGGGTGGTCAGCACCATTCCCGTGCGCGACACCAACCTGGCCCTGCTGCACGGCCTGCGCCACCACGGCTACCGGGGCCGGGTCGCGTTCACCGCGCACACCTCGTACGAGTCCGAACAACTGCGTGCCGCGGGGGCCGACACCGTACTCGAACCGTTCGTCTTCGCCGCCACGGTCACCACCGACCTGCTCGACGACCTTCTGCGGACCGACGGTGACGGAGGCTCCCCCAGCGACGAACCCGGTTAG
- a CDS encoding NAD-dependent succinate-semialdehyde dehydrogenase — MPEPTYPAIRMYIAGEWCRGETGRTAPVLNPANEKTVGEVPLATVADLDRALEASVTGFEAWRAAPIARRTAILCDAADRLTARADHVGRIMTIEQGKPFKEARGEVLRVADSLRWNAENARRAYGRVIPSAPDTVLSVRREPIGPVAAFTPWNFPAGSPMRKISAALAAGCSIIIKASEETPGTACEIVRCFDEAGLPAGALNLVFGEPAEVSSHLIASPVTRLVAFTGSIPVGRLLASAAGAAMKPSVMELGGHAPVIVCADADPVTAAKRAAAAKFANAGQVCTSPSRFLVHESGYERFVSAFVEEAEEVVIGDGLADGVTMGPLANDRRLAAMEELVADATERGAKVLCGGQRLDRPGYFFAPTVLVDVPEDAELMREEPFGPLAPVVPFSDLDEALRIANSLPYGLAAYGFTGSAATAERLVRDLEAGILSINHCGGSVHEAPSGGFKSSGYGREGGEEGLDAYLVTKRVSHRLN, encoded by the coding sequence ATGCCTGAACCCACCTACCCCGCCATCCGGATGTACATCGCCGGCGAGTGGTGCCGGGGGGAGACGGGGCGGACCGCCCCGGTGCTCAACCCGGCCAACGAGAAGACCGTCGGCGAGGTGCCCCTGGCCACCGTCGCCGACCTCGACCGCGCACTGGAGGCGTCCGTCACGGGCTTCGAGGCCTGGCGTGCCGCGCCGATCGCGCGGCGCACCGCGATCCTGTGCGACGCCGCCGACCGCCTCACCGCCCGGGCCGACCACGTCGGCCGGATCATGACCATCGAACAGGGCAAGCCGTTCAAGGAGGCCCGCGGCGAGGTGCTGCGCGTCGCCGACTCGCTGCGCTGGAACGCCGAGAACGCCCGCCGCGCCTACGGCCGGGTCATCCCCTCGGCCCCCGACACGGTGCTCTCGGTCCGCAGGGAGCCCATCGGACCCGTCGCCGCGTTCACCCCGTGGAACTTCCCGGCGGGCTCGCCCATGCGCAAGATCTCCGCCGCGCTCGCCGCCGGCTGCTCGATCATCATCAAGGCCTCGGAGGAGACCCCCGGCACGGCCTGCGAGATCGTCCGCTGCTTCGACGAGGCCGGACTCCCCGCCGGAGCCCTCAACCTGGTCTTCGGCGAGCCCGCGGAGGTCTCCTCGCACCTCATCGCCTCGCCCGTCACGCGGCTGGTCGCCTTCACCGGCTCCATCCCCGTCGGCAGACTGCTCGCCTCGGCGGCGGGTGCGGCGATGAAGCCCTCCGTCATGGAACTGGGCGGGCACGCACCCGTCATCGTCTGCGCCGACGCCGACCCGGTGACCGCCGCGAAGCGCGCCGCGGCCGCCAAGTTCGCCAACGCCGGGCAGGTCTGCACCTCCCCGAGCCGCTTCCTGGTGCACGAGAGCGGCTACGAGCGGTTCGTCTCCGCCTTCGTCGAGGAGGCCGAGGAGGTCGTCATCGGCGACGGCCTCGCCGACGGCGTGACGATGGGCCCGCTGGCCAACGACCGCCGCCTGGCCGCGATGGAGGAACTCGTCGCCGACGCCACCGAGCGCGGCGCCAAGGTCCTGTGCGGTGGCCAGCGCCTGGACCGGCCGGGCTACTTCTTCGCGCCCACGGTCCTGGTCGACGTCCCCGAGGACGCCGAACTCATGCGGGAGGAGCCGTTCGGCCCGCTCGCCCCCGTCGTGCCCTTCAGCGACCTCGACGAGGCGCTGCGCATCGCCAACTCGCTGCCCTACGGCCTGGCGGCCTACGGCTTCACCGGGTCGGCGGCCACCGCCGAGCGGCTCGTGCGGGACCTCGAGGCGGGCATCCTCTCCATCAACCACTGCGGCGGCTCCGTGCACGAGGCCCCCTCCGGCGGCTTCAAGTCCAGCGGTTACGGCCGCGAGGGCGGCGAGGAGGGACTGGACGCCTACCTCGTCACCAAGCGCGTCTCCCACCGGCTGAACTGA
- a CDS encoding fumarylacetoacetate hydrolase family protein codes for MRFCRVAVDGRPRWGRVDGDAVHLLSGSPLEGDPAPSGQALALETVEFLPPVVPGVFYAVGLNYRRHAEHALSTGYAGAVPDRPEVGYRANNALIGHGAPIVKPVDVSGRFEAEGEVVAVIGRPLRRATYEEAREAVFGWTVGNDVSAREWQHRDRTFWRSKNSDTFKPMGPWIETDVDPLVQTTTVRVNGEERTSCPTGDMIFDPYEYIVETTRYITMHPGDVLWMGADSLCQLEPGDTVDIDISGIGVLSNPVRSESDAPPERKPRQPWN; via the coding sequence ATGCGATTCTGCCGTGTCGCGGTCGACGGACGCCCCCGCTGGGGCCGCGTCGACGGCGACGCCGTCCACCTGCTGAGCGGGTCGCCCCTGGAGGGCGACCCCGCCCCGAGCGGACAGGCGCTGGCGCTGGAGACGGTCGAGTTCCTGCCGCCCGTCGTCCCGGGCGTGTTCTACGCCGTGGGGCTCAACTACCGGCGCCACGCCGAGCACGCCCTGTCCACCGGCTACGCGGGCGCGGTTCCCGACCGCCCCGAGGTCGGCTACCGGGCCAACAACGCCCTGATCGGCCACGGCGCGCCCATCGTCAAGCCCGTGGACGTCAGCGGACGCTTCGAGGCCGAGGGGGAGGTGGTCGCGGTCATCGGCCGCCCCCTGCGCCGCGCGACCTACGAGGAGGCCCGCGAGGCCGTCTTCGGGTGGACCGTCGGCAACGACGTGAGCGCCCGCGAGTGGCAGCACCGGGACCGCACGTTCTGGCGCAGCAAGAACAGCGACACCTTCAAACCCATGGGGCCCTGGATCGAGACGGACGTCGACCCGCTCGTCCAGACCACGACCGTGCGCGTCAACGGGGAGGAGCGGACCTCCTGCCCCACCGGCGACATGATCTTCGACCCCTACGAGTACATCGTCGAGACCACCAGGTACATCACCATGCACCCCGGCGACGTCCTGTGGATGGGAGCCGACTCCCTCTGCCAACTGGAGCCGGGAGACACCGTCGACATCGACATCAGCGGAATCGGTGTGCTCTCCAACCCCGTCAGGTCCGAAAGTGACGCACCCCCGGAAAGGAAACCCCGACAGCCATGGAACTGA